ATGTTCTGGATACTTCTATTAAAGTTTTAGGCTATGGAACCGCCCAGACGGCCAATACCGGATCATTTATTAAAGAAACTTCTTCCGCGACAGCCAAAAATCTAGTCGCTATTTACGATAATACAATTGGAACGGGCAGACCTTTATTTATTGCACCAGTGGAAGCAACCGGTGCTACGGTAGCCAGTGTAGTAAGCGGTTACGCCACAGCGGCAGGAAGCTGGAATGCAATTATTCCAAATGTTTTGCCAAATGGAGTTAGAAGAATTGAACAAAGAAGTGTTACTACCGGAAATGTTGTGGGTTGTGCAACCGATGACGACGGAACATGGGCAACAGGATCAGTTAATACCGTAAACCCCGCCACTGGCACAACAGCAATTACAATTTCAAATACAGATGCGCCTTTGACTTCATGTGGCCCAACTGTAACCTTATCTGTAAATCCTGCTACGGCATCTGAGGCTAGTCAGACCGTTGTCACCATTACTGCAACTTCCACAGCTACTACAACAACGGATCAAACAGTTACAATTTCAGTCACAGGGACAGGTATCACAACTTCTGACTACTCTTTAAGTTCTTCTGTAATAACAATTCCTGCCGGGCAAACTTCCGGTACTGCAACATTTACCATCATTGATGACTCGGATGATGAAGGTACAGAAACTGCTATTGTAACGTTAACAAATCCATCCACGGGTCTCACAATTGGCTTGCCATCTTCTCAGAATATTACAATTACAGATAATGACGGAGCTCCGAATGCAAATGCTCCTGTAATTCTGGCTGACAATGAAACCGTGATTGATCCTGAAAAAACTACGGCCTATTTGAGCATTCCGGATGCAAGTCCGGTTGCAACACCTGCGGCTTTTGTAAGTGGTGTTATTAATGATCCGACCGATCCGGCGAAAACAATTGGTTTGGAGTTTAATATCAGTGATGTTGAAACAGCAGCTGGCTTACTTGTCGCGACTGTATCAAGTAGTAATACAACTGTGGTGCCAAATGCTAACCTGATAATTTCAGGAACTGGCAACAGTCGTAATCTTAAAATAACTCCTGCTGCTGTTGGTTACAGCGACATTACCATTACTGTTTCAGATGGCTCATTATCCGACTCATATGTCATAAAATATGCTGCATCTGCTGCTTCAGGCAGTCCTGCTACAACCAGATTTTTAACACAGGTTAGCGATGCTTCTACCGCACAGGCGGTGGATGAAAATTATGTTTTAGTTGCTGATGATGAAAATCAGGTTTTAAGACTTTACAACAGAACAAATTCTGGTTTACCAGTCAATGGTTTTGATTATACTTCTTCATTAGGTCTTACCGATTTGTCAGGAGGTTTGGCTCGCGAAGTTGATATTGAATCATCCGTAAAAATCGGTAACCGGATATTTTGGTTAGGATCACACGGAAATTCCTCCGAAGGAAAAAACAGACCTAACCGCAGCAGACTTTTTGCCACGGATCTTTCCGGAACCGGTGCATCAGCAACATTAAGTTATGTTGGAAGATATGACGGATTAAAAACGGATTTACTTGCCTGGGATGCTGCTAACGCAAATGCTCTCGGTTTGACTGCCAGTGCAGCAACAGGAAAAATACCGGAAGATCCTGCTCTTGATGGTTTTAATATTGAAGGATTAACAATTGCTCCGGATGGAACAACGGGCTACATTGCTTTCCGCGGACCCATTGAACCGGTTTCATCCCGTAACAGTGCACTGATCATTCCATGGACTAATATGACTTCTCTGGTTAGCGGGAATCCTACTACCGGGCCCGCTACTTTCGGTACGCCAATTCAACTTAATCTTGGTGGGCGAGGAATTCGTGAAATTAAGAAAAATAGTACGGGAGAATATCTGATCATTGCTGGACCGTCGGATGGAGCAACCGGTATTGCACCAAAGGATTTCAGGTTATACACCTGGACAGGAATTCCTGCCGATGCACCGGTATTACGTTCTGCAAATCTGACCGTATTAAATGTTAACGGAAGTTTTGAGTCCATTGTTGATGTTCCTGCCAATTTGACCAGCACAAGCCAGATTCAGCTTTTGGTTGATAATGGCGATGCCGATTTTTATGGTGATGCAACAGCGGCAAAAGATTTGTCACAAAATAATTTCAAAAAATTCCGTAGTGAAATTGTCACCCTGGGCACAACGCCACTGGTTGCCACTTTAATTCATAACATCCAGGGAAGCGGCAGCTCGGCAGCGCTGACAGGTGTACAAACAATTGAAGGTATTGTGACCCGCACATTTTTGGGAACAAATGGTTTGAGTGGATTTTATGTTCAGGAAGAAGATGCTGATGCAGACTCAGATCCGGCAACTTCGGAAGGAATTTTCGTTTACAATGTCGCAGCAGATCCAATTGGACTGGTAACACCTACCGAAGGCGACAAAGTTAATATCACAGGGACAGTTACAGATTTTGTAAGCACTACGAGTGGTGTTACAACGAGTTTGACGGAATTAAAAACGTTGACAAGTTTTACAAAAATCGGAACGGCTCCTCTGCCAACTGTCACTTATATAAAACTACCGGTAACCAATGTTTCAGATTTGGAACGTTATGAAGGTATGCTGGTAAATCTGAGTGCTACAACGGGCAATCTGGCTGTGACAGAATATTTTCAACTGGGCCGTTACGGTCAAGTTGTTTTAGCCGCTGATGGTGCCAGCAATCTTGCCGGTACAGATGCCAGACTTGACCAGTTTACACAATTCAGCGCTCCGAGTGTGGCAGGTTACTCAGCTTATTTAGCAGAAATAGCAAAACGCAAAATTATTCTTGATGACGGAAGCGGAAGGCAAAATCCTGATCCGATTATCTTCGGTCGTGGAGGAAATCCAGTAAGCGCAACAAATACTTTAAGAGGCGGAGATGAAGTGAGTAATGTCACGGGAATTCTGGATGAACGTCTGGAAGGATACAGAATTCAAACCGCGACGGGCGTTAATTTTACAGCAGCTAACGTTCGTCCGGTAACACCTCCATCTGTTGGAAGCTCAGCTACTTTAAAAGTTGGAAGTGCTAATGTGCTCAATTATTTTACATCGCTTGATCTTAATGCAAGCGGCACAGATTTTCGCGGCGCAAATACCGCTGAGGAATTAACCAGACAAAGGACAAAGGTTATAAAAGCCATTACCGGTTCAGGAGCAGATGTGATGGGTTTGATGGAATTGCAAAACAATGGAGCTACGCCAACAGCAGCATTGGCCGATCTTGTGGATGGCTTAAATACGGAAGCTGGTGGTAACGTTTATACCTATGTGAATCCGGGATCGATTGCGACTGATGCAATTACCGTTGGGATTATTTATAAAATTGGTAAAGTAGCTCCTGTCGGTTCGCCAACAACACTTTCAACAAGTGCTGCATTTAATCTGGTTGGTCGTAATCCATTGGCTCAGACGTTCAGACAAATTTCAAATGACGAAATTTTCACAATTGTTGTTAATCATTTCAAATCCAAAGGATCAAGTGCTGGTGCTGCCGGAGATACAGATACGGGTGACGGGCAGGGAAGTTCAAATGGGACACGTACACGCCAGGCCGAAGATTTAATTGCGTGGCTTGCAACAAAACCGACCGGAACTACGGATACAGATTATCTCATTTTGGGAGATTTAAATGCTTATGCAAAAGAGGATCCGATTACAAGACTTGCAACTGCGGGATATAATAATTTACTTCCAGTAACATCTTATTCCTATGTTTTTGACGGCCAGGTTGGCTCGCTTGATCATGCACTTGCGACAGGTTCATTACAATCACAAGTTACCGGTGCTGAAAAATGGCACATCAATGCGGACGAACCAAGTGTGCTGGATTATAATACAGAATTCAAAAGTACCTATCAGGTTTCCAGTCTTTACAGCGCCGATCAATTTCGGGCTTCTGACCACGACCCGATTTTAATCGGATTAAATCTGACTAAGCCGTTACCTGTTAATTATATTTCTTTCACCGGACAATCAGTTGATCAAGTTGTTGTATTGAAAT
The nucleotide sequence above comes from Dyadobacter subterraneus. Encoded proteins:
- a CDS encoding ExeM/NucH family extracellular endonuclease, whose protein sequence is MKRIFTEENAICTRRIKRAVQNAFLIFLFSLIGFKNLQAQAVTQSGFISVLTPQYMSSGTSTRLPVMFRATVTGLTANTLYRYFTGGAISTDFGGTNPGAGNPLMISASGTTYTYSSGASTTSAGNYETFTTDGTGNYTGWFGFVNTGNARFTAGNDIYPVIVIASSTGTILFRNVLDTSIKVLGYGTAQTANTGSFIKETSSATAKNLVAIYDNTIGTGRPLFIAPVEATGATVASVVSGYATAAGSWNAIIPNVLPNGVRRIEQRSVTTGNVVGCATDDDGTWATGSVNTVNPATGTTAITISNTDAPLTSCGPTVTLSVNPATASEASQTVVTITATSTATTTTDQTVTISVTGTGITTSDYSLSSSVITIPAGQTSGTATFTIIDDSDDEGTETAIVTLTNPSTGLTIGLPSSQNITITDNDGAPNANAPVILADNETVIDPEKTTAYLSIPDASPVATPAAFVSGVINDPTDPAKTIGLEFNISDVETAAGLLVATVSSSNTTVVPNANLIISGTGNSRNLKITPAAVGYSDITITVSDGSLSDSYVIKYAASAASGSPATTRFLTQVSDASTAQAVDENYVLVADDENQVLRLYNRTNSGLPVNGFDYTSSLGLTDLSGGLAREVDIESSVKIGNRIFWLGSHGNSSEGKNRPNRSRLFATDLSGTGASATLSYVGRYDGLKTDLLAWDAANANALGLTASAATGKIPEDPALDGFNIEGLTIAPDGTTGYIAFRGPIEPVSSRNSALIIPWTNMTSLVSGNPTTGPATFGTPIQLNLGGRGIREIKKNSTGEYLIIAGPSDGATGIAPKDFRLYTWTGIPADAPVLRSANLTVLNVNGSFESIVDVPANLTSTSQIQLLVDNGDADFYGDATAAKDLSQNNFKKFRSEIVTLGTTPLVATLIHNIQGSGSSAALTGVQTIEGIVTRTFLGTNGLSGFYVQEEDADADSDPATSEGIFVYNVAADPIGLVTPTEGDKVNITGTVTDFVSTTSGVTTSLTELKTLTSFTKIGTAPLPTVTYIKLPVTNVSDLERYEGMLVNLSATTGNLAVTEYFQLGRYGQVVLAADGASNLAGTDARLDQFTQFSAPSVAGYSAYLAEIAKRKIILDDGSGRQNPDPIIFGRGGNPVSATNTLRGGDEVSNVTGILDERLEGYRIQTATGVNFTAANVRPVTPPSVGSSATLKVGSANVLNYFTSLDLNASGTDFRGANTAEELTRQRTKVIKAITGSGADVMGLMELQNNGATPTAALADLVDGLNTEAGGNVYTYVNPGSIATDAITVGIIYKIGKVAPVGSPTTLSTSAAFNLVGRNPLAQTFRQISNDEIFTIVVNHFKSKGSSAGAAGDTDTGDGQGSSNGTRTRQAEDLIAWLATKPTGTTDTDYLILGDLNAYAKEDPITRLATAGYNNLLPVTSYSYVFDGQVGSLDHALATGSLQSQVTGAEKWHINADEPSVLDYNTEFKSTYQVSSLYSADQFRASDHDPILIGLNLTKPLPVNYISFTGQSVDQVVVLKWETANEKDNAGFDILKSTTGNTFEKIGYVSGNATTSAKSSYQFTDADVKTGQIYYYRLEQRDTDGTTDLSRIIGVSVKGLTQAAFVYPNPNNGVFSVTASNAGNTSVRLYNSLGVEIKVNAQKTESQETLFIQPAATLTSGVYFLQLETSDNEKKSLKVVVK